The following coding sequences lie in one Fusobacterium simiae genomic window:
- a CDS encoding RNA-binding domain-containing protein, with protein sequence MKESREIELKLTITNTFLKTVSAFSNYNSGKIIFGVDDSGKIIGLKNMDEICLDLENKINDNIIPKPDFKFIKDSKKNIITLIVEEGMNKPYLYKGKAYKRNDTSTVEVDKIELNRLTLLGLNQYYEELKAKNQNLEFKILKKELEEKLSLKNFSKDVLKTLNLYDDKNGYNNAAELFADKNTFPGVDIAKFGKNIDEILDRYLLTNISIILQYQKTLEVFNRYYKYEQISGSERLEKELIPEKAFREVIANALIHRTWDVNSNIRISMYEDKIEVSSPGGLPAGISEKEYLNGQISQLRNPILGNIFFRLKYIEMFGTGIRRINESYKDFLVKPNFEIFENSIKITLPIITIKLSLTTDEKIIMDILEKGNILSSSEILEMTGLKKDKLNRILKNLIQKNYIDVIGNGRGTKYLKK encoded by the coding sequence ATGAAAGAGAGTAGAGAGATAGAATTAAAATTAACAATAACAAATACTTTTTTAAAAACGGTTAGTGCTTTTTCTAATTATAATTCAGGGAAAATTATTTTTGGAGTTGATGATAGTGGAAAAATTATTGGCTTAAAAAATATGGATGAAATTTGTTTAGATTTAGAAAATAAAATTAATGATAATATAATTCCTAAACCAGATTTTAAATTTATAAAAGATAGCAAAAAAAATATAATAACTCTCATAGTTGAAGAAGGTATGAATAAACCATATCTTTATAAAGGAAAAGCATATAAAAGAAACGACACATCAACAGTTGAAGTGGATAAGATTGAATTAAATAGGTTGACATTATTAGGCTTAAACCAATATTATGAAGAATTGAAAGCTAAAAATCAAAATTTAGAATTTAAAATTTTGAAAAAAGAATTAGAGGAAAAACTATCTTTAAAAAATTTTTCAAAAGATGTTTTAAAAACTTTAAATCTATACGATGATAAGAACGGTTATAATAATGCTGCTGAGCTTTTTGCAGATAAAAATACTTTTCCAGGAGTTGATATTGCTAAATTTGGAAAAAATATAGATGAAATATTAGATAGATATTTGCTTACAAATATATCTATTATTTTACAATATCAAAAAACATTAGAAGTTTTTAATAGATATTATAAATATGAACAAATTTCAGGTTCAGAAAGACTTGAAAAAGAATTGATACCAGAAAAAGCATTTAGAGAAGTAATTGCAAATGCTTTAATTCATAGAACTTGGGATGTAAATTCAAATATAAGAATATCCATGTATGAAGATAAAATAGAAGTATCATCTCCAGGGGGATTACCAGCTGGAATAAGTGAAAAAGAATATCTAAATGGTCAAATTTCGCAACTTAGAAACCCTATCTTAGGAAATATATTTTTTAGATTAAAATATATTGAGATGTTTGGGACTGGAATAAGAAGAATAAATGAAAGTTATAAGGATTTTTTAGTTAAACCAAATTTTGAAATTTTTGAAAATTCAATAAAAATAACTTTGCCAATAATTACAATTAAATTATCTTTAACAACTGATGAAAAAATAATAATGGACATTTTAGAGAAAGGAAATATATTATCAAGCAGTGAAATTTTAGAAATGACTGGTTTAAAAAAGGATAAATTAAATAGAAT